GACCAGGAAGCGTCGGAAAAAGCTGCCAAGCTGGGCGCGCTGGGGCTCCGCTGGCACTTTGTCGGCCAGCTGCAGAGCAACAAGGCAAAATCCGTCGTGCGCTACGCCCACGCCATCCATTCTGTGGACCGGCCCCAGCTGGCATCAGCCCTTGCCCGGGCTGTGGCCGCGGAACAGGAAAGGACCGGCCGGAGCCCGCTGGAATGCTTCATCCAAGTGAGTCTGGACGACGACGCCGGCAGTCATCGGGGCGGTGCAAGCCGGCTGGATGTCCCGGCACTGGCGGAGCAGCTGGCCGGATCACCCGGCCTCGTCCTTGCCGGCCTGATGGCTGTTGCGCCGCTCGGCGCTGATCCGGTTGCATCGTTCGAAAGATTGGCTGATATTTCGGTGCAGTTGCGCCAGGATCATCCGTCCGCGTCGGCGATTTCCGCCGGAATGAGCCAGGACCTCGAAGCGGCCGTCAGGGCCGGTGCGACACACCTGCGAATTGGCTCGGATATTCTGGGTTCGCGTCCTGCGTTGCGGTAGCGTCAAAGCATTGGAAGAGAATGGCGGGGATTCCAATGCTGTCAAGTCAACTCAGCGGCCCGCTTACGGACACGATTAGGAGTCGACCATGGCCGGCGCTCTGCGCAAGACAATGATCTATCTTGGGCTCGCCGATGGCGATGAACACTACGAGTC
This genomic window from Arthrobacter sp. 24S4-2 contains:
- a CDS encoding YggS family pyridoxal phosphate-dependent enzyme codes for the protein MSESPGPHAAEDPRFLEIRDRLAVVRRRIADACEAAGRQNNPPQLIVVSKFHPADDVRRLAALGVTDVGENRDQEASEKAAKLGALGLRWHFVGQLQSNKAKSVVRYAHAIHSVDRPQLASALARAVAAEQERTGRSPLECFIQVSLDDDAGSHRGGASRLDVPALAEQLAGSPGLVLAGLMAVAPLGADPVASFERLADISVQLRQDHPSASAISAGMSQDLEAAVRAGATHLRIGSDILGSRPALR